In one window of Fusobacteria bacterium ZRK30 DNA:
- a CDS encoding IS30 family transposase — MNHKHFTIEERESIFKFLAQKKSISFIAAKLKKNRVSIYREINRNSVDGEYTPNKAQFLYKKRKQLCGRKHKLRDSILLVDIQEKLESGWSPEQISGRAKLDNQYSISFKTIYRAIYLDFLTESPKYLLTRKGKQKPRGLKETRGKIPNKKMIEERSEEANDRSEIGHFESDTIVGAGKKGAMMTYVDRKSRYLVAELMINRKSDTFNEATIENFKYIPKEYIKTFTSDNGKEFSKFKELEEALGIKAYFANPYHSWERGTNENTNGLLRRTFPKGTIFSKIKRCEFYKAVNKINNRPRKCLNWKTPKEVFWGEIEKCCI; from the coding sequence ATGAATCATAAACATTTTACCATTGAAGAAAGAGAAAGTATATTTAAATTTTTAGCGCAAAAAAAATCAATTAGTTTTATTGCAGCTAAATTAAAGAAAAATAGAGTTAGTATTTATAGAGAAATTAATAGAAATTCAGTTGATGGTGAGTACACTCCTAATAAAGCCCAGTTTTTATACAAAAAAAGAAAACAACTTTGTGGAAGAAAGCACAAATTAAGAGATTCGATCCTTTTGGTAGATATTCAAGAAAAGTTAGAATCAGGTTGGAGTCCAGAACAAATATCAGGAAGAGCTAAATTAGACAACCAATATTCTATTTCATTTAAAACAATTTATAGAGCAATATATCTTGATTTTCTTACGGAGAGTCCTAAATACCTTTTAACTAGAAAAGGCAAACAAAAGCCTAGAGGATTGAAAGAAACAAGGGGTAAAATCCCTAATAAAAAGATGATAGAAGAAAGGTCTGAAGAAGCGAATGATAGAAGTGAGATTGGTCATTTTGAAAGCGATACTATCGTTGGCGCAGGAAAAAAAGGTGCTATGATGACTTATGTTGATAGGAAATCAAGATATCTTGTAGCGGAGCTAATGATTAATAGAAAATCAGATACTTTTAATGAGGCAACAATAGAGAATTTTAAATATATACCTAAAGAATACATAAAAACATTTACATCGGATAACGGGAAAGAATTCTCTAAATTTAAAGAATTAGAGGAAGCATTAGGTATTAAAGCTTATTTTGCTAACCCTTATCACTCATGGGAGAGAGGAACAAATGAGAATACAAACGGTTTATTAAGGAGAACTTTCCCTAAAGGGACTATTTTTAGTAAGATAAAGAGATGTGAATTTTATAAAGCGGTAAACAAAATTAATAATAGACCAAGGAAGTGTTTAAATTGGAAAACCCCAAAAGAAGTATTTTGGGGTGAAATTGAAAAGTGTTGCATTTAA
- a CDS encoding Crp/Fnr family transcriptional regulator produces the protein MNKEYSAIFDLSKQNNMRDFFLNILAPHGTTTSYHKNNIICLDIVKSLYIIVAGEVQISLSEENGDEQLIYTLSPGEILGEFEIFSNISENYTLHFITNSKICKVTKEQVDRILLKNPNYYSYFIHSMSRKYHLAIFQLSFNKFYMNEERVLEFLIRIAISRNPHIKNDVEVYGYTHENIGNTLNISRIGVTNILKKLQDKNLIIVKRKLITVLSISQLKNYRNSIQKK, from the coding sequence ATGAATAAGGAATACTCGGCAATTTTTGATCTCAGCAAACAAAATAATATGAGAGACTTTTTTTTAAATATATTGGCTCCTCATGGAACAACCACTTCTTATCATAAAAATAATATCATCTGTTTGGATATTGTAAAATCTCTGTATATCATAGTCGCTGGAGAAGTTCAGATTTCTCTCTCTGAAGAAAATGGCGATGAACAGCTTATCTATACTCTGAGCCCCGGTGAAATTTTAGGAGAATTTGAAATTTTTTCCAATATTTCGGAAAATTATACCCTTCATTTTATTACCAATTCAAAAATATGTAAAGTAACTAAAGAACAGGTAGATAGAATTCTCTTAAAAAATCCAAATTATTATTCATATTTTATCCACAGTATGTCCAGAAAATACCATTTGGCTATTTTTCAGCTGAGTTTCAATAAATTTTATATGAATGAAGAGAGAGTTCTTGAATTTTTAATTCGAATAGCGATCTCTAGAAATCCTCATATAAAAAATGATGTAGAGGTCTATGGATATACCCATGAAAATATAGGAAATACATTGAATATTTCCAGGATAGGTGTTACAAATATCCTGAAGAAATTACAGGATAAAAACCTAATCATAGTAAAAAGAAAACTTATAACAGTTCTATCAATCTCTCAATTAAAAAATTATAGAAACAGTATACAAAAAAAATAG
- the pcp gene encoding pyroglutamyl-peptidase I, with protein sequence MKLLITGFDPFGNETINPAWEAVKLLPSQVKEVEIIKLQIPTVFKESIDVLLEGIKEHKPEVVICVGQAGGRYDISIERVAINLDDARIKDNKGNQPIDEPVYSDGENAYFTTLPIKAMVEEIKKVNIPASISNTAGTFVCNHIMYGLLYHINKFSSAKKGGFIHVPFIPEQVLDKKNTPCMDLNSIAKGLEASIKGIYENNEDLKISGGREF encoded by the coding sequence ATGAAGTTACTTATTACAGGGTTCGACCCATTTGGAAATGAAACCATAAACCCAGCCTGGGAAGCTGTTAAACTCCTACCATCACAGGTCAAAGAAGTAGAAATCATTAAACTTCAAATCCCTACGGTTTTTAAAGAATCGATAGATGTTCTTTTAGAGGGAATAAAAGAGCACAAACCTGAAGTAGTAATATGTGTAGGACAAGCAGGGGGGAGATATGATATCTCTATAGAAAGAGTGGCTATTAATTTAGATGATGCCAGAATAAAAGACAATAAGGGAAATCAGCCTATAGATGAGCCTGTGTATTCTGATGGAGAAAATGCATATTTTACAACCCTTCCAATAAAAGCCATGGTGGAGGAGATAAAAAAAGTAAATATCCCTGCTTCTATCTCCAATACTGCCGGAACATTTGTGTGTAACCATATAATGTATGGTCTGCTCTATCATATAAATAAATTTTCTTCGGCAAAAAAAGGTGGGTTTATCCATGTACCTTTTATACCTGAACAGGTATTAGACAAAAAAAATACACCCTGTATGGATCTAAACTCTATAGCTAAGGGATTAGAAGCTTCCATTAAAGGAATATATGAAAATAATGAAGATTTAAAGATCTCCGGAGGAAGAGAATTCTAA
- the moaC gene encoding cyclic pyranopterin monophosphate synthase MoaC, which produces MGFSHFKDGKAIMVDVSKKEDTSRKATACGSIEVNSETMNLIVNGGVKKGDVLGVARVAAIMASKKTHELIPMCHPLLLTGADIDFEIDQENLIIYATGTVKTTGQTGVEMEALQMVSTALLTIYDMCKAIDKEMIIGRIYLKEKTGGKSGKFINSKI; this is translated from the coding sequence ATGGGATTTAGTCATTTTAAAGATGGAAAAGCTATCATGGTAGATGTAAGCAAAAAAGAGGATACCAGCAGAAAGGCCACAGCCTGCGGAAGTATAGAGGTCAATTCTGAAACTATGAACCTTATTGTAAATGGAGGAGTTAAAAAAGGAGATGTTTTAGGAGTAGCCAGAGTTGCTGCTATCATGGCTTCCAAAAAAACTCATGAACTTATCCCTATGTGTCACCCTCTGCTTCTTACAGGAGCCGACATAGATTTTGAAATAGACCAGGAAAACTTGATTATCTACGCTACAGGAACTGTTAAAACTACAGGACAAACCGGGGTAGAGATGGAAGCTCTCCAAATGGTAAGCACTGCATTATTAACTATTTATGATATGTGTAAAGCCATCGATAAGGAGATGATCATAGGAAGGATATATCTAAAGGAAAAAACAGGTGGAAAAAGTGGTAAATTTATTAATTCTAAGATCTAA
- a CDS encoding SDR family oxidoreductase: protein MKNALITGATSGIGASFARKLGKEGYNLYITGRRIEVIEKLAYDIRKKYHIKVTVIIADFTIPQEVDNLLKKIEIVPFDFLINNVGFGHEKKFFDDTYEKQYEMIEAHINSFCKITYLVSENMRKNKNGNIINVSSLAGFAPTSFNHLYSSTKSFITTFTESLHLELSSLGIRVQALCPGFTRSDFHKSLNIKEETFKNRGLVRWMDPDKVTELSLKYLNKKGGLYIPGLSNKILYTIVRILPRKFYYSLARKMGM, encoded by the coding sequence ATGAAAAATGCTTTAATAACAGGAGCCACCAGTGGTATAGGAGCCTCCTTTGCGAGAAAACTTGGAAAAGAGGGGTATAACCTCTATATTACAGGAAGACGTATAGAGGTTATAGAGAAATTGGCCTATGATATCCGTAAAAAGTATCATATTAAAGTTACTGTGATCATAGCTGATTTCACAATACCTCAAGAAGTAGATAATTTATTAAAAAAAATAGAAATAGTTCCCTTTGATTTTTTAATAAACAATGTGGGCTTCGGTCATGAAAAAAAATTCTTTGATGACACTTATGAGAAACAATATGAGATGATAGAAGCACATATAAATTCATTTTGTAAAATTACTTATCTTGTGTCTGAAAATATGAGAAAAAATAAAAATGGGAATATTATAAATGTCTCTTCCCTTGCAGGCTTTGCTCCTACATCTTTTAATCATCTTTACAGTTCCACAAAGTCATTTATAACAACGTTCACAGAATCTCTTCACCTTGAACTCTCATCTTTGGGAATAAGGGTACAGGCTCTCTGTCCTGGTTTCACTAGAAGTGATTTTCACAAATCTTTGAATATAAAAGAAGAAACCTTTAAAAACAGGGGGCTTGTAAGGTGGATGGACCCAGATAAAGTAACAGAACTTTCTCTAAAATACCTGAACAAAAAAGGCGGCCTCTATATTCCAGGATTGTCCAATAAAATTCTCTATACCATAGTAAGGATCCTACCCAGAAAATTTTACTATTCTCTGGCCAGGAAAATGGGGATGTAA
- a CDS encoding diguanylate cyclase — protein sequence MNIKKKVIRISIVSALIPVLFLGIYGYFLIKNKIDESEMEKIELMFHSQKSEFNLIFNKSKALLDLAEIIVNDHDESNDHDKNLNLMLDNIASDNVEVKNIFWGSDKGKMYISNPNLPMNFDPRSRPWYINSLKSKNNNLSTITYEFMDGQRGTTITKKVYSKNGIFKGVIGLDLNFCGLEKKLKEFALGKKVTIFIIDKFDSIVIDSEKNNEIFLLIRKYMKNLFPLKFSKGNYSLRDVALSTDISRIKIDTPKGAIIFIKEYIPELELLMIGGVYEHELTETAHKIIISSLLFTLLGFTITWIIVNKFIKKLDNHIKIINTLIREISLGNYKNDEKKLLEFISEDSELNTIRKEIEALQVSIEKREINLKNNALTDCLTGVYNRKGLELCLTKAKEKWQLFDDYNFSIIIFDIDNFKKINDTYGHIFGDKVLKSICKIFIKNIGENDHISRYGGEEFIILLHNMNRKEGFKVGNRLKKLVEKMDFISPTDTKEIVKITVSGGVAEYQKDLDIEKFIKKADMLLYKAKNSGKNKIMC from the coding sequence ATGAATATCAAAAAAAAAGTTATTAGAATATCAATAGTTAGTGCATTGATTCCAGTCTTATTTTTAGGAATCTATGGATATTTTTTAATTAAAAATAAAATAGATGAAAGTGAGATGGAAAAAATAGAACTCATGTTTCACTCTCAGAAGTCTGAATTTAATTTAATTTTTAATAAGTCCAAAGCTTTGTTGGATCTCGCTGAAATTATAGTCAATGACCATGATGAATCAAATGACCACGACAAAAATTTAAACCTTATGCTGGATAACATTGCATCTGATAATGTGGAAGTTAAGAATATTTTCTGGGGATCAGATAAAGGAAAGATGTACATATCCAATCCAAATCTTCCAATGAATTTTGATCCGAGATCACGGCCCTGGTATATAAATAGTTTAAAATCTAAAAACAATAATTTATCCACTATAACCTATGAATTTATGGATGGACAGAGGGGAACAACCATAACCAAAAAAGTTTACAGCAAGAATGGAATTTTTAAGGGCGTCATTGGATTAGATCTGAATTTTTGCGGCCTTGAAAAAAAATTAAAAGAGTTTGCATTGGGGAAAAAAGTAACCATATTCATAATTGACAAGTTTGACTCCATTGTTATAGACTCAGAAAAAAATAATGAAATTTTTTTACTGATCAGAAAATATATGAAAAATCTCTTTCCTCTTAAGTTTTCTAAGGGAAATTATTCTCTGAGAGATGTAGCATTATCCACAGATATTTCCCGGATAAAAATAGATACTCCTAAGGGAGCCATAATTTTTATCAAAGAGTATATTCCAGAATTAGAACTTCTTATGATTGGAGGAGTCTATGAACACGAATTGACTGAAACTGCTCATAAAATAATTATCTCCAGCCTATTATTTACACTATTAGGCTTTACAATCACCTGGATTATTGTAAATAAATTTATTAAAAAATTAGATAACCATATCAAAATTATAAATACCTTGATAAGAGAGATTTCTCTCGGGAACTATAAAAATGATGAAAAAAAACTTTTAGAATTTATATCTGAAGATTCAGAGTTAAACACAATAAGAAAAGAAATTGAAGCACTTCAGGTCAGTATAGAAAAAAGAGAGATCAACCTAAAAAATAATGCTCTAACTGACTGCCTTACAGGTGTGTATAACAGGAAAGGACTGGAACTTTGTCTGACAAAAGCAAAGGAGAAATGGCAGCTATTCGATGACTATAATTTCTCCATAATAATATTTGATATAGATAATTTTAAAAAAATAAATGATACCTATGGTCATATATTTGGAGACAAAGTTTTAAAGTCAATCTGCAAAATTTTTATAAAAAATATTGGTGAGAATGATCATATATCCAGATATGGAGGGGAAGAATTTATCATCCTTCTTCACAATATGAATCGAAAGGAAGGATTTAAAGTAGGCAATAGATTAAAAAAATTAGTAGAAAAAATGGATTTTATATCTCCTACAGATACAAAAGAAATAGTAAAAATAACCGTAAGTGGCGGTGTCGCCGAATATCAAAAGGATCTGGATATAGAGAAATTTATAAAAAAAGCAGATATGCTTTTATATAAGGCTAAAAATAGTGGTAAAAATAAAATTATGTGTTAA
- a CDS encoding VirK/YbjX family protein → MKNIYFYSKLIKQGSKKGQLNTQKKKVRFTLRTLIYYPWVNDLTNFILKHDYLSSAVFQYPILVSKMHRPYLSSSFKISEKLDAIKDSYEFIDINFSEEMRRSLYTEGKIVLGEICGNNSEIFYINLALYPHYDKEGEFNLILTNSDNITLSTLTFSLQRKNGEFRVFIGGLQGAPRDVEHSIIKAATKNLYGIFPKKILMESLYFFEKSLEMKIDKICVGNNQHVYTAKRYKKKRTIHSSYDSFWESLNGEKTKMGLWILPEKLEKKDILTVPSKKRGQYRKKYGLLDELEGSILDTFNKKKGDTAVFI, encoded by the coding sequence ATGAAAAACATATATTTTTATTCTAAATTAATTAAACAGGGAAGTAAAAAAGGACAGTTAAATACACAAAAAAAGAAAGTAAGATTCACCCTGAGGACTCTTATTTATTATCCATGGGTAAATGATCTGACAAATTTTATTCTGAAACACGACTATCTTTCTTCTGCGGTCTTTCAATATCCTATTTTAGTAAGTAAGATGCACAGGCCTTACCTGTCCAGCTCATTTAAAATAAGTGAAAAGTTAGATGCAATAAAAGACAGTTATGAATTTATAGATATTAATTTTTCTGAAGAGATGAGGAGATCACTCTATACAGAGGGGAAGATTGTTCTAGGAGAGATCTGTGGTAACAACTCAGAGATATTTTATATCAATCTTGCCCTCTACCCCCACTACGATAAGGAGGGAGAATTTAATCTGATCCTGACCAATTCAGACAACATAACCCTTTCTACCCTTACTTTCAGTCTACAGAGAAAAAATGGTGAATTCAGGGTATTCATAGGTGGACTCCAGGGGGCTCCAAGAGATGTGGAGCACAGTATAATAAAGGCTGCTACAAAAAATTTATATGGGATTTTTCCTAAGAAAATTCTTATGGAGTCACTTTATTTTTTTGAAAAATCATTGGAAATGAAGATAGATAAGATATGTGTAGGAAATAACCAGCATGTCTATACTGCTAAGAGGTATAAGAAAAAGAGGACTATCCATTCCAGTTATGATAGTTTTTGGGAGTCTTTGAATGGAGAAAAAACAAAGATGGGTCTTTGGATCTTACCGGAAAAATTAGAAAAAAAAGATATACTTACTGTCCCAAGTAAAAAGAGAGGTCAGTATAGGAAAAAATATGGTCTATTGGATGAATTAGAAGGTTCAATTTTGGATACTTTTAATAAAAAGAAGGGAGATACCGCTGTTTTTATATAG
- a CDS encoding phaC PHA synthase produces MKRIKILLGMMFLLSSLSFSESAFQFNVAGKQMPASQDVNGIRLNLLYGKTTNVSGLDINILSLGETDNFKGLQLEFLGANKVNKSFAGVGFGLANIHKGTSKGVLWGLVNVSNEVNGLQFGAVNYSSGRSTVDLGLVNISQGAAFQMGLFNMTNDLTGVQLGLINMAKTGFLPIFPFINIDGRLF; encoded by the coding sequence ATGAAAAGAATCAAAATTTTATTAGGAATGATGTTTTTATTATCATCTCTTTCATTTTCAGAAAGTGCATTTCAATTTAACGTAGCAGGGAAACAGATGCCAGCATCTCAAGATGTCAACGGGATAAGATTAAACTTACTTTACGGTAAGACTACTAATGTAAGTGGTTTGGATATAAATATTTTATCATTGGGAGAAACTGATAATTTCAAAGGTTTACAATTGGAATTCCTAGGAGCCAATAAGGTAAATAAATCATTTGCCGGTGTTGGTTTTGGACTTGCAAATATACATAAGGGGACTTCAAAGGGTGTTCTTTGGGGATTGGTTAATGTAAGTAATGAAGTAAATGGTTTACAATTTGGAGCCGTTAACTACTCTTCTGGAAGATCTACAGTTGACCTTGGTTTAGTTAATATATCTCAGGGAGCGGCATTCCAAATGGGACTATTCAATATGACCAATGATCTTACAGGAGTACAGTTAGGTCTGATCAACATGGCTAAAACTGGATTCTTACCAATATTTCCATTTATCAACATTGATGGAAGATTATTCTAA
- a CDS encoding CidA/LrgA family protein — MIKQYAIIFMVTYLGEMISKSINFPFPGPVIGMLILFILLERKLIDVDFVEKGANNILLNLAIFFIPPGVGLISALDLLSGNVLKIVVTMILTTIITMMTTGLTVQYLINRRGK, encoded by the coding sequence ATGATTAAACAATATGCCATTATATTTATGGTAACTTACTTAGGAGAGATGATCAGTAAATCCATCAACTTCCCTTTTCCAGGGCCGGTCATTGGGATGCTGATACTTTTTATTTTGCTGGAAAGAAAATTAATTGATGTAGATTTTGTAGAGAAGGGAGCTAATAATATCCTGCTCAACCTGGCTATATTTTTTATTCCGCCGGGAGTAGGACTTATCTCCGCTTTAGACCTGCTCAGTGGAAATGTATTAAAAATAGTAGTAACTATGATATTAACTACCATAATTACCATGATGACTACAGGTCTTACAGTTCAATATCTGATAAATAGGAGGGGAAAATGA
- a CDS encoding LytTR family transcriptional regulator — translation MIKIGLWVSNSTSLLICNNIKREFLNVKTSPELIKETSLLILDETFSEEGGLEYLNSINKAVVLMGNSTTSTARMLLKNKSLFDMISKRDFIVLEKIIEDFFKESIEYLKIENSTSLSLIKKEDIAYISYDRLLRRSIITLSNKEEYFSKISLGELENILSLNFIRVERGYIINKSKIKSLDFKEELLIFYENMTLPLGKRTLKKMESLVFSEKLSLNI, via the coding sequence ATGATTAAAATTGGTCTTTGGGTGAGTAACTCTACTTCCCTTCTTATATGCAACAATATAAAAAGAGAATTTTTAAATGTTAAAACCTCTCCCGAATTAATAAAGGAAACTTCCCTCTTGATCCTGGATGAAACTTTTTCTGAAGAAGGTGGATTAGAATATTTGAACTCTATAAATAAGGCTGTGGTTTTAATGGGAAATTCCACTACTTCCACAGCCAGGATGCTCTTAAAAAATAAATCTCTTTTCGATATGATCTCAAAAAGAGATTTTATTGTACTGGAAAAGATTATAGAAGATTTTTTTAAAGAAAGTATAGAGTATTTGAAAATAGAAAACTCCACCTCTCTTTCTCTCATAAAAAAAGAGGATATAGCCTATATATCATATGACAGGCTTCTGAGAAGATCTATTATTACCCTTTCGAATAAGGAAGAATATTTTTCAAAGATCTCTCTGGGAGAATTAGAAAATATCCTCAGTCTTAATTTTATTCGTGTGGAGAGAGGGTATATTATCAATAAAAGTAAAATTAAATCATTGGATTTTAAAGAAGAATTACTTATTTTCTATGAGAATATGACTCTGCCCCTGGGAAAGAGGACTCTAAAAAAAATGGAAAGTTTAGTTTTTAGTGAAAAATTATCTTTAAATATCTAA
- a CDS encoding DUF969 domain-containing protein, with the protein MVTIKLIGILIIIIGFLLKLDTIAVVIIAGITTGLVSGLDFFTILSTLGEAFVKTRYMTLFLLTLSVVGILERNGLKERASKCIGEMKSITTGKVLTMYMIIRTLAAAFSVRLGGHVQFIRPLIYPMAQGAGEKKNGVLSEDKNENIKGVACAVENYGNFYGQNVFVASAGVLLVVGTLQELGVIVTPYSVSKAAIPVAVIGLVFSIIQNHMLEKKIAKIGGENK; encoded by the coding sequence ATGGTTACAATTAAACTTATTGGAATTCTTATTATAATTATAGGATTCTTGTTAAAACTGGATACTATAGCTGTTGTTATCATTGCAGGAATTACAACAGGTTTAGTTTCGGGATTGGATTTTTTTACTATTTTATCTACACTGGGAGAAGCTTTTGTTAAAACCAGATATATGACACTGTTTCTTTTAACCCTATCAGTTGTGGGAATTTTGGAAAGAAATGGTTTGAAGGAGCGGGCTTCTAAATGTATTGGAGAGATGAAATCTATAACTACGGGAAAGGTATTGACCATGTATATGATTATAAGAACATTAGCTGCTGCTTTTTCTGTGAGGCTGGGGGGGCATGTACAGTTTATCAGACCACTTATCTATCCTATGGCCCAAGGGGCAGGAGAAAAGAAGAATGGTGTTTTATCTGAAGATAAAAACGAAAATATCAAAGGCGTTGCCTGTGCCGTGGAAAATTATGGAAACTTCTATGGGCAGAATGTATTTGTAGCCAGTGCAGGGGTACTATTGGTCGTGGGAACCCTCCAGGAATTAGGAGTAATCGTAACACCTTATTCAGTTTCCAAAGCTGCTATTCCGGTTGCAGTCATTGGGTTAGTTTTTTCTATAATACAAAATCATATGCTGGAAAAAAAGATAGCTAAAATTGGAGGGGAGAATAAATGA
- a CDS encoding DUF979 domain-containing protein, with protein MKTIILEIMYILTGLVAIGTGIYALTDKEHRTKFGTGIFWILFGLIFIGGKKIPPHIVGGLLVFMGILTALNRVGAGSQKNSSEEYRTEKSKTIGNIIFFPALAIGIIAFAIAQFTTLGGLVGLGLGSIIALILTLIITKEKPEYVGYDSSRMLQQIGSTAILPQLLAALGALFTLAGVGNVIADLMGSIVPQGNILAGVVVYCLGMAVFTMIMGNAFAAFAVITAGIGIPFVFSQGADPAIAGILGLTAGYCGTLLTPMAANFNIVPAAIMDMKNKNGVILAQAPVAIAMLVIHIVLMYFWAF; from the coding sequence ATGAAAACTATAATTCTTGAAATTATGTATATATTGACAGGGTTAGTAGCAATAGGCACAGGAATCTATGCACTGACAGACAAGGAGCATAGAACAAAATTTGGTACAGGAATATTCTGGATTCTATTTGGATTAATTTTTATAGGTGGAAAAAAAATACCACCTCATATTGTCGGCGGACTTTTGGTATTCATGGGAATTCTGACAGCTTTAAACAGGGTGGGAGCAGGTTCGCAAAAGAACTCTTCGGAAGAATATAGAACTGAAAAGAGTAAAACCATAGGAAATATAATATTTTTTCCGGCATTAGCAATTGGAATAATCGCCTTTGCAATTGCTCAATTTACTACTCTAGGAGGACTAGTTGGTTTAGGACTAGGGTCTATTATAGCACTTATTCTTACTCTTATTATAACTAAGGAAAAACCTGAATATGTAGGATATGACAGCTCCAGAATGCTTCAGCAAATAGGATCTACAGCAATTCTGCCGCAGCTTTTGGCCGCATTGGGGGCTCTCTTTACTTTGGCAGGTGTAGGAAACGTTATAGCTGATCTGATGGGATCAATCGTTCCCCAGGGAAATATCTTAGCAGGTGTGGTAGTCTACTGTCTTGGAATGGCTGTCTTTACTATGATCATGGGAAATGCTTTTGCTGCTTTTGCAGTTATTACAGCAGGAATAGGAATTCCCTTTGTATTTTCTCAGGGAGCAGATCCGGCTATTGCAGGGATATTAGGACTTACAGCGGGATACTGTGGTACATTACTTACTCCAATGGCTGCCAATTTTAATATAGTTCCCGCAGCAATTATGGATATGAAAAATAAAAATGGTGTTATCTTAGCTCAGGCACCTGTTGCAATTGCAATGTTAGTGATCCACATTGTACTTATGTATTTTTGGGCATTTTAA
- a CDS encoding HD-GYP domain-containing protein produces the protein MKSKESLKIVIYYTLFSFLWIFFSDKLLFILTQDLSLLHILGNFKGTFFVLLTAFLLFKMIKQSYSKIENLNEQLQKTILESQNNQNLYMEKNLELNKVNNIIDDYMNIFLKMLSPIEYKDELFISEIFRMAFKVAKESDLGSAYIIEDNKVKFIDTIGFSIEDLKTMPEDINLYKFSKDGIVSNINNESEILNKITNKNSSLTQVKESLYIGIFKNEKIIGGFNLDININSSKHFSHETINKITEIHHLSNGFYKIKKSSDYKVMLQNDIVQSFITALEFHDHYTKGHSESVASYSVQIGNSLNLNEKQLDDLYWAAVMHDIGKIIIPSEILNKKDKLSDSEYKIIKNHSQIGYEIVSQSSTLKEISEYILYHHERWDGKGYPKGLKENEIPLLSQIISVADSWHAMTSQRVYKKKLTKEEAIDELLKNRGTQFSPVVVDKFIKLIV, from the coding sequence ATGAAGTCTAAAGAATCATTAAAAATTGTTATATACTATACGTTATTTAGTTTTTTATGGATATTTTTTTCCGATAAATTACTTTTTATCCTGACTCAGGATTTGTCGTTATTACACATTTTAGGTAATTTCAAAGGAACTTTTTTTGTTCTTTTGACAGCTTTTTTATTATTTAAAATGATTAAACAAAGTTATTCAAAAATTGAGAATTTAAATGAGCAGCTTCAAAAAACCATTCTTGAATCACAAAATAATCAAAATTTATATATGGAAAAAAACTTAGAATTGAATAAAGTTAATAATATTATCGATGATTATATGAATATTTTCTTAAAGATGCTCAGTCCCATCGAATATAAGGATGAATTATTTATTTCAGAAATATTTCGAATGGCATTTAAGGTAGCTAAGGAAAGTGATCTGGGAAGTGCTTATATTATTGAAGACAATAAAGTAAAATTTATTGATACCATAGGATTTTCCATAGAAGATCTGAAAACAATGCCTGAAGATATAAACCTTTATAAATTTTCAAAGGATGGTATAGTCTCAAATATAAACAATGAGAGTGAAATTTTAAATAAAATCACAAATAAAAATTCATCCTTAACTCAGGTAAAAGAATCTCTTTATATTGGAATATTTAAAAATGAGAAAATTATAGGCGGATTTAATCTGGATATAAACATCAATTCCTCCAAACATTTTTCTCATGAAACTATAAATAAAATTACGGAGATACATCACCTGTCTAATGGATTTTATAAAATAAAAAAATCCAGCGACTATAAAGTTATGCTTCAAAATGATATTGTCCAGTCATTTATTACTGCTTTGGAATTTCATGACCACTATACAAAAGGTCATTCTGAATCAGTCGCGTCATATAGTGTTCAAATAGGAAACTCATTAAATTTAAATGAAAAACAATTGGACGATCTATACTGGGCTGCAGTTATGCATGATATAGGAAAAATAATCATACCCAGTGAAATTTTAAATAAAAAAGATAAATTAAGTGATTCTGAATATAAGATTATCAAAAACCATTCCCAGATAGGTTATGAGATAGTTTCACAGAGTAGTACTCTAAAAGAGATCTCTGAATATATTTTATACCACCATGAACGTTGGGATGGAAAGGGATATCCCAAAGGCCTCAAGGAAAATGAAATTCCCCTGTTATCTCAGATTATATCTGTAGCAGATTCGTGGCATGCTATGACATCGCAAAGAGTATATAAAAAAAAACTGACCAAAGAGGAAGCTATAGACGAACTTCTAAAAAATAGAGGTACGCAATTTTCTCCTGTAGTGGTAGACAAGTTTATAAAACTCATTGTTTAA